In Primulina eburnea isolate SZY01 chromosome 3, ASM2296580v1, whole genome shotgun sequence, one DNA window encodes the following:
- the LOC140827228 gene encoding uncharacterized protein — protein MQAHLSAQDDDMWYVITEGPMKILKANTTVSITDGAPHRIEKPREEWTTEVKRKANLDNVANDILYKTLDKVTFSKIKICKTAKEIWEKLILLYERNEQTKENKLSVDVQKFDNIKMKVGEFMNEYDERVSGIINELNALGKVYSNKEIALKVFRGLPKEWDVKTMVIYKSKDLNKVELHDFFADL, from the coding sequence atgcaggctcatttatcTGCACAAGACgacgacatgtggtatgtcattacTGAAGGACCCATGAAAATCTTAAAAGCAAATACAACAGTTTCAAtaactgatggggcacctcatcgcaTTGAGAAGCCCAGAGaggaatggacaactgaagttaaAAGGAAAGCCAACCTTGACAATGTGGCTAATGATATCTTATATAAAACGCTGGATAAagtcactttcagcaaaatcaaaatatGCAAAACTGCTAAAGAGATATGGGAGAAACTGATTCTTCTTTATGAAAGAAACGAGCAAACAAAGGAGAACAAGCTATCAGTTGAtgttcagaaatttgacaatatcaagatGAAGGTTGGAGAATTCATGAACGAATATGATGAGAGGGTCAGTGGTATTATAAACgagctaaatgcacttggaaaggtgtattCTAACAAAGAAATAGCACTGAAGGTgttcagaggtcttcccaaagagtGGGACGTCAAAACCATGGTTATTTATAAATCAAAGGACCTTAACAaggttgaacttcatgatttttTTGCGGATCTATAG